The DNA segment tttttaattacgattttaaaatttaaaaagttaaatatgtttttagttctttaatttaatttttaataaaaattttaattaatttttttttaaggttcaatttagttcttaactcaattatttatactatttaacatattttttgatttttgacattatgtttttaaatttatgaaattttattcaattaaatattaataaaattacctAAAACCtgatattttaaagtaaaaaaacatggtaatcaaataagaaaaattaaaacacataataaaatataagaaatacaaaaaaaaaaatcttatacatTCAAACACAAAGtacaaaatatacatattttgaaACACGCACTTTTAATcacaaaaaaatgttaaatgaaaaagaaaataatgttttagaaagaaaaaaaaaactctttaagCCATAAAAGAAGGGACCATCCAAGgtatgtaaataaaaatgattcaaTTATGTTCATAGCCACTGAAAATTCTTAATGCAATATTCTTTTCATTCGAACATTTTGGATGGGTTTAAGACTTGTGAGTGATCcaacataaatgtttatataatattttaatacgtCATgtgtattttacaaaaataaaatcaaatacaagGAAACTGAtcattaatttcatttcaagataattataaaatgatatatattttttaatttatttttttacattctaaaatatagtatatttaGATTTTCAAGAAGTATTCTTATATTTACTCGAAAATACAATCTTATAAGCAGTCACAACAAAAACACACagcaaactttttttttatgaaaaaatctcttcaacaacttttttttgacaacgtatacatggtagtttatgattggtctgtttcaaatatttttttaaatataaattcaaacataccaataaaatgatgacacgtgtcctgttgtaaaaaagttgttaaaaaagagttgtcaaaatatcatgatctttttttatatatataataactaaagAACTTTTCTAATAAAATGCTAAGTCTGATactttttacttaaaaaatacattttaaaaacattttcaacaaaagttagttttttttttcactcttcgTTCTAGAGTAACTCAGAATAATCTTTTATCCTTTATATTTTCTCCTTCTTAATATAATGGAAAGAGTTACttattagaataattatattgtaaaaataagaataatactaataatatctaattggatattgattgttatttaataGTGGGTTCCTATGGTGTTGTTTGATTGGTTGTTTATGGGTAAGTGAAtgtattaatgatatttaattatgatatgaGCAAAGTTGGTTAGGGATTTGATGGACTTTGACTCTGAAAACCTTATTGCATGTGGAAGTTGTAGACTTGATGAGAGGGAGAAACAATAAACTTTCACAACATTAAATTCATCTTGGTTATGTTTTTAAggtttcataataataataatgaagcTTAGCCTCTCCATAAACATTAAAGTATTATtcatttgagtggatttggaagagggaatttgaagataatttttttctagttatttaaatagatttggaggtaagtacACGAAAGtagatttagaaaaaaaatttgtgagaattagtgtaagatttaatttatgtgacagattaaaaaaatttacttccaaattcactcttcattacctccaaatctatcaaataaataataaaaaaaattacctttaaatcttctctcattctctctcaaATTCGTTCAAATGAACAAGACCTACGATGTTGAGTTTCAGATTTTTCTCTCACGTATTTATTATTCTCTGTACGTATTTTGGTAGTGACTATCGTACAtgcaccattttttttcttctatttttagaGCATTATAGGTTGTTTATTAATAAAGTATATTACCTGTGGTTCTGGATATGAAttgtttcatatttatattacgTGTGAGAGAAAGTATggaactttgaaaaaaaaaaagatgaaatatttgtgaactaaaacactttttaacagtaatatcattaaaaaaaataactgggatcggttaaatttaattaatcgtTTACGTAagctaaatattatttttatttatatttttgttttgattttatttaacgAGAGactcgtgtttttttttttatatttaaagtattttttattttggtaaattagatttaatttgATCTTTTTCATGATGTAGTGTAAATAATTAACTAAAGATGAATGGTATGTCTTGAATTCAATTTAATCCAAATTTTCTGTTAATTTTCGTTAATTTAAACTTAAcatgtgaataatttttttaattaaaattttttaaaaaaatatcaactaatACATGACTCACATTATTCATCAATTAACAATTTAGATGACATActtaaaaaagacaaaattaaacacaatttatcaaaacaaaatttatattaaatattcgAAAAAATAATCTCAcatcaaatattcaaaaaaaaaacgagTCTCCTATTAaataaaaccaacaaaaatagaaataaaaaatatatttaagcatTTATATGACAAAACATTATACATTCGTAAACAAATATGATTCATTGTGTTGATAGTTTTCACCTCACactaaatattaacatttttttcaataattattcacataattatgtgatgaaaaataaattcacgGCCCACAATTCACTTTAATGATAGACAGAAGAATTAGAGATGTTGAtgctatttaaaattataaatattcacaaaaatattacTCATTCTATCGTTGTTATAACTTTTTTGAGAGAAGGTTTAGCattaaaaaaagggaaaaatacaaaagtaaaagatacaaaatatatatatatatatatatatatatatatatatatatatatatatatatatatatttattgtaaatattctcgctctctttatttatattaatataaacacaTGCGCGTTTGtgtatatctattttttaaagggttaaatatctttttagttcctatattttgggatgattttagttttagtccctctttcaaactatagtacaatttagttcttcaactttaaaaaactctggttttagtcttttttaccaatttttttatactttatttgttgtttcaagcacgttacattataacatttggattgtttacactgtttgacacatttttgcttcaatgttaactgagaaacatgtttgaaacaacaaataaagttaaaaaaatttggtaaaaaggactaaaaccggagttttctaaagttgaaggactaaattgtactatagtttaaaagagggactaaaaccaaaatcgccccaaagtatagggactaaaaacatatttaacccttttttaaatatctataacTTAGTAGATAAtgatattataatgttattgagttaatatatgaaataaatttatatttgtttagaatttatgtatcattatagataattattaaatttcaaaaatagtaattaaaaagataaatctgaaattaaattttagttattaaaataaaaaataatataagtttatgtaaataaattttttattatgagtaataatttaaattttaaaaagtagttactaaaataataaaatacaaataattattttataatgagtaattatttgaattaaaaaaatagtacgaaaatgataaattaaaaatagtgttttattattaataattatttaacttttaaaaataaaaatttggaagaaaaaatttcaaaaacaaagtAGGACACCAAAAAGAGGtgtatcttttatatattatagatgaAAATTggttgtttaattattttttttagtaatattcAAGGATGCATTTCctttatgaatttgaatttttttattgttgaacatataatatagttaattacgacaattatttgattaaaaggATCAAGGAGAGATGCTTGAATTGGtgaatttataagaaaatataaaaaaagatttatatataaaaaaaatgtgaaaatgttaCCTCTTCCTTAAATGTGCCTAACTATATTGGGTAAGGTACTTATACTTCTGGttcttctcttattttaaaattgtttttctaataaaaaaaaagtcttttcaAACTACTACTTTTGCGGCTTCTTTATTCGAACGTAAACAACCATAATATAGAACATTAGTTGTTTTGTCTATTTCCtgaaacataatatttaaaccACCTCTTAAAATGATTATGATacttcaacaatttttttttttacagcaaagactaaaattaaaggtttaaatttctttttggtaTGGACGTTGAGTTTAGTCttcgtttttaaaaatataaacatttgatCCGtgctcatttgatacattttttataacttaggaatcaaatgtttatatttttaaaagcggggactaaactaaacatccgctcataacttagggaccaaaaagaagtttaaaccttaattaaaaatattttttaaaatcacaatTACAATTACAGGAAACAATTATGatactatatataaaattagtttaccattgtgattaatttttattaacttttttattatatatttcctCCATTATTCAGTTGCTAAATGGGACACTTACTTGCAGGTTGAATGACATGTTTAATTTAGGGctgtaataatttatattgaatataaattgattgtggtttaaatattcattattattgtactaattcatttttgaaaatatttctataagtctaccttattaaaaaatagttgaccctcctttctctctcttattttcttctaacattctctctttttctcattttttatacttttttaagaaatataagcATGAGTTAAAAGTTTCAcgctaaataaaaataataaatttgagaggtatattaaagaaaacaagattcataaacattaaattttattaggttttTATATCAACAACTCATATCTTAAAAGGTGGTTAATGTTCCAATTATATCTCAGTAAAAACATTTCAACAGTATAATATGTTAAGTTGTAGTATGATTTCAGTTAGGATGGGTGAAAATGTGTTGAGATAAATGACTCAGATAAATATGTTTGATGGTGGTAAACAAAGTGATACACATGTAGGTAGAGTTTGTGAATGtgtattcatttcttttataataaaaaattaataatataaaagtgaatttaaataatttttataattttattatttttgtttagataaatttttttataatagttattttaggtttaaaaataattaagttttagaaaaaaaatagtcaaattaaaaaacaattaaatttacaaaaaataagaaaaggataaatttgttaaaataattattttaacttagaAAATacttaaaggataaaattgaaaatgaaatatggattgtaacatttcatttttagtcccttacaattaataaaataagacctaataaaattgttaaaacaaaacatatgtgtcaaaataaaagtatgtgatattaatataattattaaaaattaaataaccatAATGATAAAATACATCTAAAATAATTAAGGACAAAGAAAAATACTTTGTAACATTAATGTCCTACATAGATATGCGTCAACACTTACTATTCATCTACGAATATCAAATAAACACACAATAAACAACATGGTAAGTTGACACGCAAAAAAGTTTTCACAAACAATTAAATCATCTAGATACACACAAGATAagttagttaaaaaatataaaaggtacAAAACACCTAATAACATGTTAAATTTCATCGTACAATTTACACATtcatatataaatcaaattattctAGACTCATTTTATCCAAATACGTGTCATTCAATTAGACTAACGAAGCTATGCACTTAtggtgacaaaaaaaatattaattgctttACGAAGTTGACACAAACTATGTTAGTCCATATCATGGTCATAAGAACCCTAAGATTGTCCTTATGACAGGATCTCTTTCTACTCTTACCACCTAACCATTCTTCTCTACATAAGTATGAATTATTAATAGAGTTCAAGATATGGTCACATAAAAATGAGATGGTGTTTACCTAAAAATGTCATACAATTCATCCATTCATACTAgtatttcactttaaaaaaaaatacaatcatacgatctaaattgaagaatttgcCGCAATGATTATTCTTACCGTCTCGATTcttcaataaaataagaaatatcttaaaaagaagtaaaaaaaactctaaaagtAATTTCTAgataaataataagttttaaaacaataaagttTCTTCGTAacaaaagtatttatatattaaaactttttaatattaaaataatcaaattttactattttaaatttattttcacttaacgtagaaaattttctttatatgataGTATAAATATGTAGTTTCATATATTAGTTTGgtgtatatttaaattttattgtataaaagTATTCTACAAGCCTTTCATGAATTtactgtatattttttaatctgtaGAGTATTACAGACACAAACCctcaattttatgaaaattagttaACAATTTATATCAGAAGCTATTTGTAAgtaatttatgatataaaaaagttaCTCCATACAATTAAACCTAACTTAAATATGAGTTTTGTTGACCTATGTTacttttatattactaaatCAATAAAGCCATTTAAAATAATCTatgatataaaacaaaatactgcataaaataaaactccacttaaatatttatagttttcaatcaaatatatttgtGAACTACTTGAAACCTAATTaacctaaaattaataaatatagtttacacataattaattttgaagtgAAACTATACATTCCAATGTTCCAATTTTAGAGAAGTGGTTAGACATTCTCAGTAGGAAAGCAGATGCTCTGACTCGTTACAACAACAAAGGTTgacattacaaaaatatatttttctcatcaCTCTTTTGAGACATCTATAAATAATAGTACGTCATATCATCACTTTTCTTCATCAGATTAAATACATATTCTCATACCTACTTATacaaaggaaaatgatattttgacaccaattttttgacaccattttgacactgtacacgtgtcaaaatgtggttggacgatttcaaattaaaaagaaaaactttagtttttttcttccaaatatgttcttgtttcagtttttttaatttgaaatcgtccaatcacattttgacatatgtgcagtatcaaaatagtgtcaaaaattggtgtcaaaatatcattttccttatacaAATTTTCACAAAGAAACTTGTACATAAAAAGACGGTGAACAAATTTCtcttaaaagtatataataaatatacttttttttctccaaatatTCTCAAGAGTGACCGaattttaaaacagaaaataattcaaatactaTAATTTAGAGTTATTActgaaaagatttaaaaaggtttaaacccttttttggtccctaggttaaattctgatgttcagtttagtctttgcttttaaaaatgttaacctttagcctctatgatatgaaaaatgtatcaaatcaatcctattcgttaacaaatcacaagtttttcatatcatagatactaaaggttgacatttttaaaagtagagAGTAAACTGAATATCAAAACTTAGCTTAGGaataaaaaagggtttaaaccgtttaaaaaaaatgatgtttgTAAATATTAGAgtgagttgttgggggttgagaCACTGACATGACAAGGTGTCTTAGGTCTATCTTCACATGCCCATTGTCCAACTCATTCACCCACTCCAACCCTTCTTATAAAACATACACAGACCTTCTAATTTTTAATCCACCATAATTCTCTTCTTCAAATCTCTTATTCTCTCTCCAACACTCTCCCATGGAGTTGCTCTATCTACTGTACCTCGTCCCAACGTTGTACTCATGTTTACTCATCTGGAAAATGTTGGAGGAGAGACGCGACAGGGAGTGTTACATCTTGAACTACCAATGCTACAAGCCCCCCAACGACCGCATGCTGGGCACCGAGTTCTGTGGGAAACTCATCAAACGCTCCGAAAACTTGGGTCCCAACGAGTACCGTTTTCTGTTGAAGGCCATCGTCAGCTCCGGCATCGGCGAACAGACTTACGCGCCAAGAAACATCTTCGAGGGTAGAGAGGCAACGCCCACATTGCACGACAGCATCCAAGAGATGGAAGAGTTCTTCAACGACGCCATCGCTAAGCTTCTCGCCAAATCCAAAGTCTCCCCCTCCGAGATCGACGTCCTCGTCGTCAACATCTCCATGCTCGCCGCTCTCCCCTCTCTCTCCGCGCGCATCATCAACCGCTACAAGCTCCGCCACGACGTCAAGGTCTACAACCTCACCGGCATGGGTTGCAGCGCCAGCCTGATCTCCATGGACATTGTGAAAAACATCTTCAAGACGCAGAGGAACAAGCTGGCCTTGTTGATCACCTCGGAGTCCCTCAGTCCCAACTGGTACACCGGAAACGACAGATCCATGATCCTCGCCAACTGCCTGTTCCGCTCCGGCGGCTGCGCGATTCTCTTGACCAACAAACGGTCCTTGAAGGACAGAGCCATGCTGCGGTTGAAGTGCCTGGTGAGGACGCACCACGGTGCCAGAGAAGAGGCTTATGGTTGTTGTGTTCAGCGGGAAGATGAGCAGGGAAGGCTAGGGTTTCACCTTGGGAAGACGCTTCCGAAGGCTGCCACGCGAGCCTTCGTTGATAATCTTCGAGTGATAGCACCCAAGATATTACCCGTCCGTGAGTTGCTCAGGTTTCTGTTCATGTCGCTTATAAAAAAACTGAACAAGAACAACACTCCCAAGTCTGCGGTCACCGGAGCTACAAAATCTCCGTTGAACTTCAGAACAGGGGTGGATCACTTTTGCTTGCATACGGGAGGAAAAGCGGTGATCGACGGCATTGGAATGAGCTTGGATCTGAGCGAGTACGACCTGGAACCGGCGAGGATGACGCTGCACCGGTTCGGGAACACGTCGGCGAGTAGCTTGTGGTACGTGTTATCGTATATGGAAGCGAAGAAGAGGTTGAAAAAGGGTGACACGGTGTTCATGATAAGCTTTGGAGCAGGCTTTAAATGCAACAGCTGTTTGTGGGAGGTGATGAAGGACCTGGGAGACCCAAATGTGTGGGACGATTGCATTGATGACTACCCACCAGAGACACTGGACAACCCCTTCATGAAGACCTATGGTTGGATCAACGAGGTTGAAGACCCCTACACTTACGAAAATATCCCTGATTTTCTCAAGTGAATTACTGTTCCAAAAACCGACCCTCTTCATTCTTTAGATCT comes from the Vigna radiata var. radiata cultivar VC1973A chromosome 2, Vradiata_ver6, whole genome shotgun sequence genome and includes:
- the LOC106776817 gene encoding 3-ketoacyl-CoA synthase 12 encodes the protein MELLYLLYLVPTLYSCLLIWKMLEERRDRECYILNYQCYKPPNDRMLGTEFCGKLIKRSENLGPNEYRFLLKAIVSSGIGEQTYAPRNIFEGREATPTLHDSIQEMEEFFNDAIAKLLAKSKVSPSEIDVLVVNISMLAALPSLSARIINRYKLRHDVKVYNLTGMGCSASLISMDIVKNIFKTQRNKLALLITSESLSPNWYTGNDRSMILANCLFRSGGCAILLTNKRSLKDRAMLRLKCLVRTHHGAREEAYGCCVQREDEQGRLGFHLGKTLPKAATRAFVDNLRVIAPKILPVRELLRFLFMSLIKKLNKNNTPKSAVTGATKSPLNFRTGVDHFCLHTGGKAVIDGIGMSLDLSEYDLEPARMTLHRFGNTSASSLWYVLSYMEAKKRLKKGDTVFMISFGAGFKCNSCLWEVMKDLGDPNVWDDCIDDYPPETLDNPFMKTYGWINEVEDPYTYENIPDFLK